Proteins from a genomic interval of Gopherus evgoodei ecotype Sinaloan lineage chromosome 7, rGopEvg1_v1.p, whole genome shotgun sequence:
- the TMCC1 gene encoding transmembrane and coiled-coil domains protein 1 isoform X4: protein MEIERSEVSSLAQTPNAVASSTDGSINADSVDGTPDPQRTKVAITHLQQKILKLTEQIKIEQTARDDNVAEYLKLANNADKQQSARIKQVFEKKNQKSAQTILQLQKKLEHYHRKLREVEQNGIPRQPKDVFRDMHQGLKDVGAKVTGFSEGVVDSVKGGLSSFSQATHSAAGAVVSKPREIASLIRNKFGSADNIANLKDSLEEGQEDGKTLGGVHNFQSSPKYGSEEDCSSATSGSVGANSTTGGPVGASSSKTNTLDMQSSGFDAILHEIQEIRETQARLEESFENLKAHYQRDYSLIMQTLQEERYRCERLEEQLNDLTELHQNEILNLKQELASMEEKIAYQSYERARDIQEALEACQTRISKMELQQQQQQVVQLEGLENATARNLLGKFINILLAVMAVLLVFVSTVANCVVPLMKTRNRTFSTLFVVVFIAFMWKHWDAIAGYLERFLSPPR, encoded by the exons ATCGAACGGTCGGAAGTAAGCAGCCTAGCACAAACCCCTAATGCAGTGGCCTCAAGCACTGATGGCAGCATCAATGCAGACTCTGTTGATGGGACCCCGGATCCACAGCGGACAAAAGTGGCCATCACTCACTTGCAGCAGAAGATACTGAAGTTGACAGAGCAGATCAAAATTGAGCAAACAGCCCGGGATGACAATGTGGCAGAATACCTGAAACTAGCCAACAATGCTGACAAGCAGCAGAGCGCCCGCATCAAGCAAGTGTTTGAAAAGAAGAACCAGAAATCGGCCCAAACCATTCTGCAGCTGCAGAAGAAGCTAGAGCACTACCATCGGAAGCTTCGTGAGGTTGAACAAAATGGAATCCCTCGGCAGCCAAAGGATGTCTTCAGGGATATGCACCAGGGCTTGAAGGATGTGGGAGCAAAGGTCACTGGCTTTAGTGAAGGAGTTGTAGACAGTGTTAAAGGTGGGCTTTCCAGCTTCTCCCAAGCCACACATTCGGCAGCAGGGGCTGTGGTCTCCAAACCCCGGGAGATTGCCTCCCTAATAAGGAACAAATTTGGGAGTGCGGACAATATTGCTAATCTAAAGGACTCTTTGGAAGAGGGTCAGGAAGATGGGAAGACTCTAGGTGGTGTTCATAACTTTCAGTCAAGCCCAAAATATGGTAGTGAGGAGGACTGTTCAAGTGCCACATCTGGTTCAGTGGGAGCTAATAGCACCACAGGGGGTCCAGTGGGAGCTTCTAGCTCCAAAACAAACACTCTGGATATGCAGAGCTCAGGGTTTGATGCAATACTACATGAGATTCAAGAGATCCGAGAGACACAGGCAAGACTGGAAGAATCCTTTGAGAACCTTAAGGCTCACTATCAGAGGGATTATTCGTTAATAATGCAGACTCTGCAAGAGGAGCGGTACAG ATGTGAACGACTAGAAGAGCAGCTAAATGACCTGACAGAGCTCCACCAGAATGAGATCCTTAATCTAAAGCAGGAGTTGGCCAGCATGGAAGAGAAAATAGCTTATCAGTCCTATGAGCGAGCTCGAGACATCCAG GAGGCTCTGGAGGCCTGTCAGACCAGGATCTCCAAGATGGAGCTtcagcagcaacagcaacaaGTGGTGCAGCTAGAGGGCCTGGAAAATGCCACTGCCAGAAACCTGCTGGGTAAAttcatcaacatccttctggCCGTCATGGCTGTTCTCCTAGTCTTCGTCTCTACCGTGGCCAACTGTGTTGTCCCCCTCATGAAAACTCGCAACAGGACGTTCAGCACTTTATTTGTGGTGGTTTTCATTGCCTTTATGTGGAAGCACTGGGACGCCATCGCTGGCTACTTGGAACGATTCTTGTCGCCCCCCAGATGA
- the TMCC1 gene encoding transmembrane and coiled-coil domains protein 1 isoform X2: MFMWCCCTCICCDKHFCEPVKIERSEVSSLAQTPNAVASSTDGSINADSVDGTPDPQRTKVAITHLQQKILKLTEQIKIEQTARDDNVAEYLKLANNADKQQSARIKQVFEKKNQKSAQTILQLQKKLEHYHRKLREVEQNGIPRQPKDVFRDMHQGLKDVGAKVTGFSEGVVDSVKGGLSSFSQATHSAAGAVVSKPREIASLIRNKFGSADNIANLKDSLEEGQEDGKTLGGVHNFQSSPKYGSEEDCSSATSGSVGANSTTGGPVGASSSKTNTLDMQSSGFDAILHEIQEIRETQARLEESFENLKAHYQRDYSLIMQTLQEERYRCERLEEQLNDLTELHQNEILNLKQELASMEEKIAYQSYERARDIQEALEACQTRISKMELQQQQQQVVQLEGLENATARNLLGKFINILLAVMAVLLVFVSTVANCVVPLMKTRNRTFSTLFVVVFIAFMWKHWDAIAGYLERFLSPPR; the protein is encoded by the exons ATCGAACGGTCGGAAGTAAGCAGCCTAGCACAAACCCCTAATGCAGTGGCCTCAAGCACTGATGGCAGCATCAATGCAGACTCTGTTGATGGGACCCCGGATCCACAGCGGACAAAAGTGGCCATCACTCACTTGCAGCAGAAGATACTGAAGTTGACAGAGCAGATCAAAATTGAGCAAACAGCCCGGGATGACAATGTGGCAGAATACCTGAAACTAGCCAACAATGCTGACAAGCAGCAGAGCGCCCGCATCAAGCAAGTGTTTGAAAAGAAGAACCAGAAATCGGCCCAAACCATTCTGCAGCTGCAGAAGAAGCTAGAGCACTACCATCGGAAGCTTCGTGAGGTTGAACAAAATGGAATCCCTCGGCAGCCAAAGGATGTCTTCAGGGATATGCACCAGGGCTTGAAGGATGTGGGAGCAAAGGTCACTGGCTTTAGTGAAGGAGTTGTAGACAGTGTTAAAGGTGGGCTTTCCAGCTTCTCCCAAGCCACACATTCGGCAGCAGGGGCTGTGGTCTCCAAACCCCGGGAGATTGCCTCCCTAATAAGGAACAAATTTGGGAGTGCGGACAATATTGCTAATCTAAAGGACTCTTTGGAAGAGGGTCAGGAAGATGGGAAGACTCTAGGTGGTGTTCATAACTTTCAGTCAAGCCCAAAATATGGTAGTGAGGAGGACTGTTCAAGTGCCACATCTGGTTCAGTGGGAGCTAATAGCACCACAGGGGGTCCAGTGGGAGCTTCTAGCTCCAAAACAAACACTCTGGATATGCAGAGCTCAGGGTTTGATGCAATACTACATGAGATTCAAGAGATCCGAGAGACACAGGCAAGACTGGAAGAATCCTTTGAGAACCTTAAGGCTCACTATCAGAGGGATTATTCGTTAATAATGCAGACTCTGCAAGAGGAGCGGTACAG ATGTGAACGACTAGAAGAGCAGCTAAATGACCTGACAGAGCTCCACCAGAATGAGATCCTTAATCTAAAGCAGGAGTTGGCCAGCATGGAAGAGAAAATAGCTTATCAGTCCTATGAGCGAGCTCGAGACATCCAG GAGGCTCTGGAGGCCTGTCAGACCAGGATCTCCAAGATGGAGCTtcagcagcaacagcaacaaGTGGTGCAGCTAGAGGGCCTGGAAAATGCCACTGCCAGAAACCTGCTGGGTAAAttcatcaacatccttctggCCGTCATGGCTGTTCTCCTAGTCTTCGTCTCTACCGTGGCCAACTGTGTTGTCCCCCTCATGAAAACTCGCAACAGGACGTTCAGCACTTTATTTGTGGTGGTTTTCATTGCCTTTATGTGGAAGCACTGGGACGCCATCGCTGGCTACTTGGAACGATTCTTGTCGCCCCCCAGATGA
- the TMCC1 gene encoding transmembrane and coiled-coil domains protein 1 isoform X3 — translation METSLTSSETIERSEVSSLAQTPNAVASSTDGSINADSVDGTPDPQRTKVAITHLQQKILKLTEQIKIEQTARDDNVAEYLKLANNADKQQSARIKQVFEKKNQKSAQTILQLQKKLEHYHRKLREVEQNGIPRQPKDVFRDMHQGLKDVGAKVTGFSEGVVDSVKGGLSSFSQATHSAAGAVVSKPREIASLIRNKFGSADNIANLKDSLEEGQEDGKTLGGVHNFQSSPKYGSEEDCSSATSGSVGANSTTGGPVGASSSKTNTLDMQSSGFDAILHEIQEIRETQARLEESFENLKAHYQRDYSLIMQTLQEERYRCERLEEQLNDLTELHQNEILNLKQELASMEEKIAYQSYERARDIQEALEACQTRISKMELQQQQQQVVQLEGLENATARNLLGKFINILLAVMAVLLVFVSTVANCVVPLMKTRNRTFSTLFVVVFIAFMWKHWDAIAGYLERFLSPPR, via the exons ATCGAACGGTCGGAAGTAAGCAGCCTAGCACAAACCCCTAATGCAGTGGCCTCAAGCACTGATGGCAGCATCAATGCAGACTCTGTTGATGGGACCCCGGATCCACAGCGGACAAAAGTGGCCATCACTCACTTGCAGCAGAAGATACTGAAGTTGACAGAGCAGATCAAAATTGAGCAAACAGCCCGGGATGACAATGTGGCAGAATACCTGAAACTAGCCAACAATGCTGACAAGCAGCAGAGCGCCCGCATCAAGCAAGTGTTTGAAAAGAAGAACCAGAAATCGGCCCAAACCATTCTGCAGCTGCAGAAGAAGCTAGAGCACTACCATCGGAAGCTTCGTGAGGTTGAACAAAATGGAATCCCTCGGCAGCCAAAGGATGTCTTCAGGGATATGCACCAGGGCTTGAAGGATGTGGGAGCAAAGGTCACTGGCTTTAGTGAAGGAGTTGTAGACAGTGTTAAAGGTGGGCTTTCCAGCTTCTCCCAAGCCACACATTCGGCAGCAGGGGCTGTGGTCTCCAAACCCCGGGAGATTGCCTCCCTAATAAGGAACAAATTTGGGAGTGCGGACAATATTGCTAATCTAAAGGACTCTTTGGAAGAGGGTCAGGAAGATGGGAAGACTCTAGGTGGTGTTCATAACTTTCAGTCAAGCCCAAAATATGGTAGTGAGGAGGACTGTTCAAGTGCCACATCTGGTTCAGTGGGAGCTAATAGCACCACAGGGGGTCCAGTGGGAGCTTCTAGCTCCAAAACAAACACTCTGGATATGCAGAGCTCAGGGTTTGATGCAATACTACATGAGATTCAAGAGATCCGAGAGACACAGGCAAGACTGGAAGAATCCTTTGAGAACCTTAAGGCTCACTATCAGAGGGATTATTCGTTAATAATGCAGACTCTGCAAGAGGAGCGGTACAG ATGTGAACGACTAGAAGAGCAGCTAAATGACCTGACAGAGCTCCACCAGAATGAGATCCTTAATCTAAAGCAGGAGTTGGCCAGCATGGAAGAGAAAATAGCTTATCAGTCCTATGAGCGAGCTCGAGACATCCAG GAGGCTCTGGAGGCCTGTCAGACCAGGATCTCCAAGATGGAGCTtcagcagcaacagcaacaaGTGGTGCAGCTAGAGGGCCTGGAAAATGCCACTGCCAGAAACCTGCTGGGTAAAttcatcaacatccttctggCCGTCATGGCTGTTCTCCTAGTCTTCGTCTCTACCGTGGCCAACTGTGTTGTCCCCCTCATGAAAACTCGCAACAGGACGTTCAGCACTTTATTTGTGGTGGTTTTCATTGCCTTTATGTGGAAGCACTGGGACGCCATCGCTGGCTACTTGGAACGATTCTTGTCGCCCCCCAGATGA